CGACTCGTCCTCGCGCTCGCGGAGGGTCCGGATCACGCCTTCCAGGGCGTCTCCGACGCGCTCGAGATGGGAGGGGATGAAGCGGAGGGGCTCCATCTCCGGCGGTGCCGCCAGGAGGCCCTCCATCAGCTCGTTCTCTCGCTTGTGGAGGCTGCGGCCCAGGGCCGAGGCCGTGTTCAGCGCGGGAGGGTCGTGCTCGAGGAAGCACCCACGGGTGAGCGTCAACATTTCGAGGGCGTCCTGGAACATCGGGTAGAGCAGCTCCGCCGCGGGGCTCACCATGACCGGGCCTCCTTCGTGCGCGCGCCGAACGGCAGGAGCGGGCGGGCGCACCGCGAAGATGGTGGGCGACCGGTTGACCGTCCCATGGTAAGCCGGGCGGCGGGCGCTGGACAAGAGGCGATTGTCGTCGAAGCGTGGGCTGTCCGTGACTCTTTTCACGCAGTCGTTGCGCTCGAAGGGCCTGATGCGGGACGGCGACGTCTCACTTTTGGCGGTGAAAACCCTGTGGCCCCGTTGACTCCCCGGTTGTCCGTCCTATAGCATCAAGCCGTGACGCTCGCCGAGCACCTTGCGAAGGAGCAAGGCCCCACGCCCGAGTACACGTCGAGCGTGGTGAAGGTGATCCTCGCCATCGCCCACATGTCGCTCGACATCGCGCGCGAGCTGGCCTTCGCCACTCTGCGCGGCGAGACCGGCACCACCGGCGGCAAGAACTTCTCCGGCGACGATCAGAAGCCGCTCGACCTCTGGGCCCACGAGGCGATGGCGCGCGCCCTCCGCCGCTCGCACTCGTGCTCGGCCTACATCTCCGAGGAAGCGCCCGAGCCCATCGAGATGCCCGAGGGCACGGGCCCGCGCGCAGTGGTGGTGGCGTGCGATCCCGTGGACGGCTCGTCGAACCTTGACGTCGGCGGCTCGGTCGGGACGATCTTCTCGGTGCGCGCCGCGGGCGGCCGCGTACCCGCCGCATCCTCCGCGCTCGGCAGCGTGGGCAATCAGCTCGCCGCGGGCTACGTGCTCTACGGCCCGGCGACGCTGCTTGTCTACACGATGGGCTCGGGCACTCACGGCTTCACGCTCGACCGCGACGATGGGGAGTATCTGCTCACGCATCCCGGCATGCAGGTGCCGCGCAAGGGCAAGACCTACGGGATCAACGAGGGCAACGGCCACACGTGGCATCCCGGCCAGCGCGCCTTCGTCGAGCACCTGCGCACGCCCGACAAGGCGAGCGGCCGCCCCTACGCGCTCCGCTACTCGGGCGCGATGGTCGCCGACGTGCACCGCACGCTGATCGTCGGTGGCATCTTCATGTACCCCGCGGACATGACCGATCCCGCCAAGCCCAAGCCGAAGCTCCGCCTCCTCTACGAGGTGGCGCCCATGGCTTTCGTGGCGGAGCAGGCGGGCGGGCGCGCGAGCACCGGCACCGGGCGCGTGCTCGACCTCGAGGCGAAGGAGTATCACCAGCGCGCGGCGATCTTGATCGGCAGCGCCGACGACGTGACGCTCGCCGAATCCTACTATCGGACCTGAGCCGCACTTCACCCGCTCCACTTTCAAGGAAGGGAAGGCCGCCATGGAAAAGCGAGTCAAGGAAATCCTCGGCTGGTATGCCAGCGATAGCCCCGGGACCCGCACCAACCTGGCCCGCATGCTGAACCACGGCCGTCTGGCGGGCACCGGCAAGATGGTGATCCTGCCCGTGGACCAGGGCTTCGAGCATGGCCCCGCGCGCTCCTTCGCGGTCAATCCCGCGGGCTACGATCCGACGTATCACTTCCAGCTCGCCATCGACGCGGGCTGCAACGCCTACGCGGCGCCGCTCGGCTTCATCGAGGCCGGCGCGGCCGAGTTCGCGGGCGAGATCCCGCTGATCCTCAAGATGAACAACCACGACGTCCTCCACGACGAGAAGGATCCGCTCTCCGCGGTGACCGGCTCGGTGAAGGACGCGCTCCGCCTGGGCTGCGTGGCCGTCGGCTTCACGATCTACCCCGGCTCCACCGCGGCCCAGACCATGTACCAGCAGTGCCGCGAGATGATCCTCGAGGCCAAGGCCAACGGCCTCGTCTCCGTCGTCTGGTCCTACCCGCGCGGCAGCGACATCTCGAAGGCGGGCGAGACCGGC
This is a stretch of genomic DNA from Candidatus Methylomirabilota bacterium. It encodes these proteins:
- a CDS encoding class 1 fructose-bisphosphatase, with the protein product MTLAEHLAKEQGPTPEYTSSVVKVILAIAHMSLDIARELAFATLRGETGTTGGKNFSGDDQKPLDLWAHEAMARALRRSHSCSAYISEEAPEPIEMPEGTGPRAVVVACDPVDGSSNLDVGGSVGTIFSVRAAGGRVPAASSALGSVGNQLAAGYVLYGPATLLVYTMGSGTHGFTLDRDDGEYLLTHPGMQVPRKGKTYGINEGNGHTWHPGQRAFVEHLRTPDKASGRPYALRYSGAMVADVHRTLIVGGIFMYPADMTDPAKPKPKLRLLYEVAPMAFVAEQAGGRASTGTGRVLDLEAKEYHQRAAILIGSADDVTLAESYYRT
- a CDS encoding class I fructose-bisphosphate aldolase, whose protein sequence is MEKRVKEILGWYASDSPGTRTNLARMLNHGRLAGTGKMVILPVDQGFEHGPARSFAVNPAGYDPTYHFQLAIDAGCNAYAAPLGFIEAGAAEFAGEIPLILKMNNHDVLHDEKDPLSAVTGSVKDALRLGCVAVGFTIYPGSTAAQTMYQQCREMILEAKANGLVSVVWSYPRGSDISKAGETGVDVVAYAAQIAAQLGAHVIKVKPPTEHIEQAEAKKAYEKAAVPIGTLAERVRHVVQSAFDGRRIVIFSGGATKEDDEALFTEYRGIRDGGGFGSIIGRNSFQRPRDRALKFLDTVMKIYAGEVK